The following coding sequences are from one Sander lucioperca isolate FBNREF2018 chromosome 2, SLUC_FBN_1.2, whole genome shotgun sequence window:
- the lhx2b gene encoding LIM/homeobox protein Lhx2b isoform X2, whose translation MDILACRSEENSYNILPSAATMLFHGLPGGDVHGVVEEMDRRGKSESAAISSAIDMGESETSMPCMASERVALCAGCGRKIADRYYLLAVDKQWHMRCLKCCECKLNLESELTCFSKDGSIYCKEDYYRFSVQRCARCHLGISASEMVMRARDLVYHLNCFTCTSCSKMLTTGDHFGMKDSLVYCRLHFETLIQGEYQTHFNHADVVPHKGLGPANTLGLSYFNGVGTVQKGRPRKRKSPGPGAELAAYNAALSCNENDGESMDRDSQYSSSQKTKRMRTSFKHHQLRTMKSYFAINHNPDAKDLKQLAQKTGLTKRVLQVWFQNARAKFRRNLLRQESTGLDKASDGSTLQGGTPSGPASEISNASMSPSSTPTTLTDLTNPTMPTVTSVLSSVPGGMDVHECRSPSQTTLTSLF comes from the exons ATGGACATCTTGGCTTGCAGATCCGAAGAGAACAGTTATAATATCCTCCCCTCTGCGGCAACGATGCTATTCCATGGCCTCCCTGGAGGCGACGTGCACGGTGTGGTGGAAGAAATGGACCGGAGAGGAAAGAGCGAGTCAGCAGCCATCAGCTCGGCCATCGATATGGGGGAATCAGAGACG TCCATGCCGTGTATGGCGAGCGAGCGCGTGGCTCTGTGCGCGGGCTGCGGCCGGAAGATCGCGGACCGCTACTACCTGCTGGCCGTGGACAAACAGTGGCACATGCGCTGCCTCAAGTGCTGCGAGTGCAAACTCAACCTGGAGTCGGAGCTCACCTGCTTCAGCAAGGACGGCAGCATCTACTGCAAGGAGGACTACTACAG ATTTTCGGTGCAGAGATGCGCTCGGTGCCACCTGGGGATCTCCGCGTCGGAGATGGTGATGAGGGCCCGGGACCTGGTCTACCACCTCAACTGCTTCACGTGCACGAGCTGCAGCAAGATGCTCACCACCGGGGACCACTTTGGCATGAAGGACAGTCTGGTGTACTGCCGGCTGCACTTTGAGACTCTCATCCAGGGAGAATAtcagacacattttaaccaCGCGGACGTTGTCCCGCACAAAGGCCTGGGCCCGGCCAACACGCTCGGACTATCCTACTTCAACGGCGTGGGCACAGTGCAGAAAGGCCGGCCCAGGAAGAGGAAAAGCCCCGGGCCGGGGGCTGAGCTGGCAGCTTATAACGCAG CGCTGAGCTGTAACGAGAACGACGGCGAGTCCATGGACCGGGACTCCCAGTACAGCTCCAGTCAGAAGACCAAGCGCATGCGCACGTCCTTCAAGCACCACCAGCTGAGGACCATGAAGTCCTACTTCGCCATCAACCACAACCCGGACGCCAAGGACCTCAAACAACTTGCCCAGAAGACGGGCCTCACCAAGCGGGTCTTACAG GTCTGGTTCCAAAACGCTCGGGCCAAGTTCAGGAGGAACCTGCTGCGGCAAGAGAGTACCGGGTTGGACAAGGCATCCGACGGCTCCACGCTGCAGGGCGGCACGCCATCAGGCCCAGCCTCAGAGATCTCCAATGCCTCCATGAGCCCCTCTAGCACCCCCACCACCTTGACAGACTTGACCAACCCCACCATGCCCACTGTCACCTCCGTGCTCTCCTCGGTGCCGGGCGGCATGGACGTCCACGAGTGCCGGAGTCCGTCACAGACCACACTGACCAGCCTCTTCTGA
- the lhx2b gene encoding LIM/homeobox protein Lhx2b isoform X1, with the protein MDILACRSEENSYNILPSAATMLFHGLPGGDVHGVVEEMDRRGKSESAAISSAIDMGESETSMPCMASERVALCAGCGRKIADRYYLLAVDKQWHMRCLKCCECKLNLESELTCFSKDGSIYCKEDYYRRFSVQRCARCHLGISASEMVMRARDLVYHLNCFTCTSCSKMLTTGDHFGMKDSLVYCRLHFETLIQGEYQTHFNHADVVPHKGLGPANTLGLSYFNGVGTVQKGRPRKRKSPGPGAELAAYNAALSCNENDGESMDRDSQYSSSQKTKRMRTSFKHHQLRTMKSYFAINHNPDAKDLKQLAQKTGLTKRVLQVWFQNARAKFRRNLLRQESTGLDKASDGSTLQGGTPSGPASEISNASMSPSSTPTTLTDLTNPTMPTVTSVLSSVPGGMDVHECRSPSQTTLTSLF; encoded by the exons ATGGACATCTTGGCTTGCAGATCCGAAGAGAACAGTTATAATATCCTCCCCTCTGCGGCAACGATGCTATTCCATGGCCTCCCTGGAGGCGACGTGCACGGTGTGGTGGAAGAAATGGACCGGAGAGGAAAGAGCGAGTCAGCAGCCATCAGCTCGGCCATCGATATGGGGGAATCAGAGACG TCCATGCCGTGTATGGCGAGCGAGCGCGTGGCTCTGTGCGCGGGCTGCGGCCGGAAGATCGCGGACCGCTACTACCTGCTGGCCGTGGACAAACAGTGGCACATGCGCTGCCTCAAGTGCTGCGAGTGCAAACTCAACCTGGAGTCGGAGCTCACCTGCTTCAGCAAGGACGGCAGCATCTACTGCAAGGAGGACTACTACAG AAGATTTTCGGTGCAGAGATGCGCTCGGTGCCACCTGGGGATCTCCGCGTCGGAGATGGTGATGAGGGCCCGGGACCTGGTCTACCACCTCAACTGCTTCACGTGCACGAGCTGCAGCAAGATGCTCACCACCGGGGACCACTTTGGCATGAAGGACAGTCTGGTGTACTGCCGGCTGCACTTTGAGACTCTCATCCAGGGAGAATAtcagacacattttaaccaCGCGGACGTTGTCCCGCACAAAGGCCTGGGCCCGGCCAACACGCTCGGACTATCCTACTTCAACGGCGTGGGCACAGTGCAGAAAGGCCGGCCCAGGAAGAGGAAAAGCCCCGGGCCGGGGGCTGAGCTGGCAGCTTATAACGCAG CGCTGAGCTGTAACGAGAACGACGGCGAGTCCATGGACCGGGACTCCCAGTACAGCTCCAGTCAGAAGACCAAGCGCATGCGCACGTCCTTCAAGCACCACCAGCTGAGGACCATGAAGTCCTACTTCGCCATCAACCACAACCCGGACGCCAAGGACCTCAAACAACTTGCCCAGAAGACGGGCCTCACCAAGCGGGTCTTACAG GTCTGGTTCCAAAACGCTCGGGCCAAGTTCAGGAGGAACCTGCTGCGGCAAGAGAGTACCGGGTTGGACAAGGCATCCGACGGCTCCACGCTGCAGGGCGGCACGCCATCAGGCCCAGCCTCAGAGATCTCCAATGCCTCCATGAGCCCCTCTAGCACCCCCACCACCTTGACAGACTTGACCAACCCCACCATGCCCACTGTCACCTCCGTGCTCTCCTCGGTGCCGGGCGGCATGGACGTCCACGAGTGCCGGAGTCCGTCACAGACCACACTGACCAGCCTCTTCTGA